The Ananas comosus cultivar F153 linkage group 6, ASM154086v1, whole genome shotgun sequence genome segment GACAATTAGGTCATTCCAAAACAAACGAACTTCGTCGGCTACATTTTCCAATAAGTACTATGATGAACTTGGCCATGTgcatatttttgtattatttaagaTGATACATCATCTAAACCGAAAGTGAAAATTTACCATCAACAGATGATTCGTGAGTCGAAAGGTAGGTTTTTTTGCATGAGAAAGGAAGGTCTAAGAAGCCAAGAAGAGGGATTCTCAAAAGCATCATGGATAATTATCGTCATTGGCGAAGTTGTTGTAAAGGTTTCACTACAAAACTCTCAACTAAAGCAAATAGCTTCAAACTTGTATAATTGATATGCAAAAGTGGAGGCCTATAGCACAAACACTATACTCTTCAACTGATTCCATACTCTTGGTACTAAGAgtctctctccttctttttcttcttttttttttttaaaaccctaaaatcaaGTAAAACTGGATTGGGATTCAACCAAACTGAGGAGTTAATCTCTGTGAGGTCCTGGGCACCAGTAACTCAAACCCTAGACACCGCCTAAACCCTATAGGAAACCTAAAGCCCGAGTAAACTCACTAACATACTTCCATTAATCCTTCTGGGTCAACCTGACTCCGAGGCATCGGAAACCAAAGAAGATCTTTTTATGCATTCCCCGACCTTCCCAACAACCAAACCCTACTTAATCGATCTCTCCAACGACGACAAGTATCCTGCgattcgggaaaaaaaaaaaatcgagctTTTTCCAAGGGAAAGAGACTCACAGGGGttgtgcggcggcggcgccgcctcctcctcttcctccttgtCGTCGTCGTCCCAATTGGAGGCGGCGTGGCGCGGAGGAGGAcgccgcggcggcgcggcgggctccgccgagcgccgccgccggagtAAACCACACGTCCGACGCTGTCGCCATTAGCggaagctcctctctctctctctctctaatctctaTTGTCTCTATTGTGAGAGTCGTCGAAAGACTCGAAACGGTATGCTTTTCTCGCCCTCCACGGTTCGGTTCAAGCCAagggttcggttcggttcggttcaagccaagggttcggttcggttcgggcTGTGATGCGGTCGAATAACGCGTACGAATTGAGCTTTCGGATCGAGCCCAACGCAAACGGGTCGAACCCGATTTATCGCCAAGACGTAGTGACACCGATCCGCCACACAGAATTtgtattattattgtattaatcACTTACTTCGCTTTTACAAAAAAGGATGGTTTTTAACCTCTTAGTCCCAAACATGACCTTAACCAACATCTGCAACGTCGTACAACCAAAATGAGATAATCAACGAACTAAACAAAACATAATCAATTTCACGTTGATGgatccaaataaataaatgtaaatgCATAGTTGTACAAAGCTTGGTTCAGTTTTGAGGATCTTCTGTTTTTCAAATCATGATCATAAAAGAACCAATCTCTTTTTGCATGCACCTCAGCACATCATCCGAACTCACATCATAAATGCAGTACCAGTTTCATGGTATCGAAAAGCAGgtaatatttcatttataaaaaaatttctaaattattacaacatttactCCCTTGAATTTGGCTTAGCTAACCAAACGCGTTCCAGATATCGAAATAAAAGATCACAAACTGGACATGCAAACAAACATTAGATTGGCGaggaaaaccctagattcttgATCATTTGGTGTTACTAAATCTCTCACTGTGATGAAGTCAAGCTAGTCTGCCAGGTTGAACAAGCAACTGGACGGCTAAATGGCCCGTCTCTCTAACAATAAGTATTGTCTTGCAACTTTCTCACAAGGGCCACAGAAAAATATTCCCTCATCCGGGGACTGCTAATGCAATTTCGTCAGCGATTGATGGGAGTATGCATCCGCTCTACGATTCTATTAATGGCATCGCGTGTCATCACAAGTGTGTCATGCAGCAGTATGCTGTAAACATTCAGACCCTGCATTCATATGTATCATAGATATCAATAAATAAGCAGTACAACTCTTTTCATGAATTTGATAATAATTAGTTTGTTCTTCGTTACTTGGTCTCCGGATtgtttttaaaaagtaattcaGCTCATCACTTACAATTGAAGGGAGTACATTAACGTAGTGCAGGTTGCGAGTCGCTAGCTTCAGTTTGTCGTCAACTGTACTGCCATCCACCAACAAAACTTTCTTGGTATTCTCCATCTGGGTAAGGTAGTTCACGATATTCTTTGTTTTGTGGCTCGGAACCTCCAAATCCTCGAACACCAGAAGCTGTGCAGGAGACGAATCAGAAGATTGATTAAAGTATGTCACAAATGGGAGAATTAAATAAATACCTTACGAATTCTGGTGTGTGATGCATGTCATTTATGAAACAAATTGTTGTTTATTTCGGCCCAaagtagtttaaaaattttgttcgTTATACAGGCAAATGAATGCCATTGAGTTTGACTCTTTATATGTACAGTTTAACCACAGCAGCCAACGTGTACCAAGTTCAACCGAATTAGAAAGGAAATAATGCATCTTTGTTTAGAAGATTAAAACAGTCCCTAGATCAAACATTTACTACAAAAATTCTACTACAAAATCAGAATGGGTTGATCGCGCCCATGCATGTATGCGCATATGGTTATCTTTTTCCAAAGGGAAGGCAAAGAGAAGAGAGACTTGCCTTGCCTTCAGCTGTTCGGGCTGATAAAGCAATTTTTAGCCCTAGTCGGCGGACCTTCTTTTGCAACTTGATTGCATGACTCCGTGGTTTAGGCCCATGCATGGTGGCACCACCTCTAAACTGTAAGAAGCAATTAGTTGTCAATTGGTCTAATAGAACTAGAAGACACATATAGTGGTTGTGGTTTAACAGGACTAGAAATACATGTCGCAACTGCTAAATCTGGATAACAAAATGGTGCCATCAAGAGAGTCGTCAACTATAAAGCTCATTTTATAACCTGAGGGCCACGCAGTGTTCCATGCCTTGCTCGTCCAGTTCCCTTTTGCTTGT includes the following:
- the LOC109711210 gene encoding uncharacterized protein LOC109711210, translated to MWNLARAAWTLRHARRLSAAIPGSMPAPKHDSLFTAYKGYSTVESQVKIPPELLSHKSVLTPDRVFGQYDDLVTRVTNFHNEDKGYMVLAGDVFDVPIRKDIVHRVVRWQLAKRQQGTHSTKTISEVSGTGRKPYKQKGTGRARHGTLRGPQFRGGATMHGPKPRSHAIKLQKKVRRLGLKIALSARTAEGKLLVFEDLEVPSHKTKNIVNYLTQMENTKKVLLVDGSTVDDKLKLATRNLHYVNVLPSIGLNVYSILLHDTLVMTRDAINRIVERMHTPINR